From the genome of Miscanthus floridulus cultivar M001 chromosome 10, ASM1932011v1, whole genome shotgun sequence, one region includes:
- the LOC136485697 gene encoding putative disease resistance RPP13-like protein 1: MGKTTLAQKIFNVATIQEHFKTKTIWLSITQHFDEVELLWTAIKHAGGDHGADKDKSTLTETLLHTLSSGRFLLVMDDVWNDVLYVPVRNASKKQPGSRVLVTTRSAHLPQQMQAALHQHRVRPLGNDDAWSLLKKQLQPDQVVAIDQLKTIGMEILENCDGLPLAIKVIGGLLSTRYPSEHEWKAVLNMPAWSLTGLPLELDNRLYLSYEDLSPQLKQCFLYCSMFPKGVEIIQAVVTEMWISEGLIQPPDKRRSTRSHEYGLEDIATEYYRELIMRNLIEPMEGYSLTGYRCTMHDVVRSFAEYMVREESVVMVGQEQATTSGGGMLVRRLSIGQTVSVVEWAVLQRHESLRTLIVNSRVNFHPGDSVGSFSGLRVLYILSADCDTLVPSLSMLKHLRYLHLEDTDISRLPDDIHKMKFLLYISLGHCKRLCHLPGSIIKLVHLRSLDIQGSNVSVIPKGFGELTNLRSLYGFPVYVDMDASNSWCSLQELEPLSQFRNLTLYGLEKVQDSRMAEKAMISSKRHLGYLELQYSASGHTIGTGGAEAEQQQQQKVAEEVLEKLCPPTCLENLTLKGGYVGRQLPDWMCAPASAEFKSIRYLKLENLPCCTQLPDGLCCLTSLELLIIRDAPAIKRIGPQFQASSSVAARGSTASTSAPFPKLRQLFLNGLREWEEWEWNDCEEHMDVETAIAMPCLERLQIKNCKLSCVPPGLASTKRHTLRELNLYQLSNLTHVENFPSVVELDVFDCPKLKRISGLSRLQKIRIVRCTKLEVLEGVTALDSLVLHTTMETLPEYLRAVNPRYLKLECNKKLYESSSSPGSSEWDKISHIGKHNIVCLED, translated from the exons ATGGGAAAGACTACTCTTGCTCAGAAGATCTTCAATGTTGCAACCATCCAAGAGCACTTCAAGACGAAGACGATATGGCTAAGCATCACTCAACACTTTGATGAGGTGGAGCTACTGTGGACAGCAATCAAGCATGCTGGAGGCGACCATGGTGCCGACAAGGACAAAAGCACTCTGACGGAGACCCTATTGCACACCCTGTCCAGTGGAAGGTTTCTGCTAGTGATGGATGACGTGTGGAACGACGTGCTTTATGTCCCAGTCAGAAATGCTAGCAAGAAACAGCCTGGAAGCAGGGTCCTTGTCACCACAAGATCTGCACACCTACCACAGCAGATGCAAGCCGCGCTGCACCAACACCGTGTCAGGCCTCTAGGCAATGATGATGCCTGGTCCTTGCTCAAGAAACAGCTACAGCCTGATCAG GTAGTCGCAATTGACCAACTGAAAACTATCGGGATGGAAATTCTTGAAAATTGTGATGGCTTACCACTTGCAATTAAAGTGATTGGAGGACTCTTGAGCACAAGATACCCAAGTGAGCATGAGTGGAAAGCTGTTCTGAACATGCCTGCATGGTCACTAACTGGACTGCCTCTAGAACTAGACAACCGGCTGTACTTGAGCTACGAGGATTTGTCTCCCCAATTAAAGCAGTGCTTTCTGTATTGCTCGATGTTCCCTAAAGGTGTAGAAATCATACAAGCCGTAGTTACTGAAATGTGGATCAGTGAAGGACTTATTCAACCACCAGATAAAAGAAGAAGTACCAGGTCACATGAGTATGGGTTGGAAGACATAGCAACCGAGTATTACCGAGAGTTAATAATGAGGAATCTTATAGAACCTATGGAAGGATATTCTCTCACTGGATACAGGTGCACCATGCATGATGTGGTCCGATCCTTTGCTGAATATATGGTAAGAGAAGAATCAGTTGTGATGGTTGGCCAAGAGCAGGCTACTACCAGTGGTGGTGGGATGCTTGTACGTCGCCTATCTATAGGACAAACCGTATCAGTGGTGGAATGGGCTGTTTTGCAAAGGCACGAGTCACTTAGAACATTAATTGTAAACTCTAGGGTAAACTTTCATCCTGGTGATTCGGTGGGTAGTTTCTCCGGTCTACGTGTGCTGTACATACTGTCTGCCGATTGTGATACACTAGTTCCCTCTCTGTCTATGTTGAAGCACTTGAGATACCTTCACTTAGAGGATACTGATATATCTAGGCTCCCAGATGACATCCACAAGATGAAATTCCTACTATACATTTCACTTGGTCACTGTAAGAGGCTATGCCATCTTCCTGGCAGCATCATAAAACTTGTGCATCTAAGGTCTCTTGACATCCAAGGATCAAATGTTAGTGTCATTCCTAAGGGGTTCGGTGAGTTAACAAATCTGAGGTCACTTTATGGCTTCCCAGTATACGTGGACATGGATGCAAGCAATAGCTGGTGCAGTTTGCAGGAGCTGGAGCCTCTCTCTCAGTTTAGGAATCTTACATTATATGGCCTAGAGAAGGTGCAGGACAGCCGGATGGCTGAAAAGGCCATGATTAGCAGCAAGCGCCACCTTGGGTATCTAGAGCTACAGTATAGTGCAAGTGGACATACTATAGGGACAGGTGGTGCTGAGgcagagcagcagcaacaacagaaGGTGGCCGAGGAGGTCTTGGAAAAGCTCTGCCCTCCAACCTGCCTGGAGAATCTTACTTTGAAAGGGGGATACGTTGGTCGCCAGCTACCAGACTGGATGTGTGCTCCAGCATCGGCAGAGTTTAAGAGCATAAGGTATTTGAAACTGGAGAACCTGCCTTGCTGCACCCAGCTCCCTGATGGTCTGTGCTGCCTCACAAGTTTAGAATTGCTGATCATCAGAGATGCGCCAGCCATCAAGCGTATTGGCCCCCAATTCCAAGCGTCATCCTCCGTGGCAGCTAGAGGTTCCACTGCTAGTACATCTGCACCGTTTCCTAAACTGAGACAGCTATTTCTGAATGGGCTACGTGAGTGGGAAGAGTGGGAATGGAACGACTGTGAGGAGCATATGGATGTGGAAACTGCCATAGCCATGCCTTGTCTGGAGAGACTCCAAATCAAAAACTGCAAGCTGAGCTGTGTTCCACCAGGCCTCGCCAGCACCAAGAGGCATACTCTTAGAGAACTAAACCTGTACCAGCTCTCCAACCTGACACATGTGGAGAACTTCCCTTCAGTTGTGGAACTTGACGTGTTTGACTGCCCAAAGCTCAAGAGGATCAGCGGCCTCTCCAGGTTGCAGAAGATTAGGATCGTTCGCTGCACAAAGCTGGAGGTTCTAGAAGGTGTCACAGCACTCGACAGCCTTGTACTGCACACCACCATGGAGACGCTTCCAGAATACCTGCGAGCTGTAAACCCaaggtatctcaagttggaaTGCAACAAGAAGCTATACGAATCCTCCTCATCTCCAGGTAGCTCCGAATGGGACAAGATCAGCCACATTGGAAAGCACAACATTGTCTGCCTCGAAGATTGA
- the LOC136489617 gene encoding putative disease resistance protein At1g50180, with the protein MAAVLDALAPYVKKLITDMAQEEVSMLLGISAEITKLEDNMEGLKAFMADAERRHITDTSVQRWATRLKNAMYDATDIIDLCQLEADKRRESKGGDGVEQKLPSCFQPLLFCLRNPVFAHKIGSRIKELNQQIEGIHKEACKFKFNIGLGSSPEKGS; encoded by the coding sequence ATGGCAGCCGTCCTGGATGCCTTGGCACCCTACGTCAAGAAGCTAATAACAGACATGGCGCAAGAAGAGGTTTCCATGTTGCTGGGCATCTCCGCCGagatcaccaagctggaggacaacaTGGAAGGCCTCAAAGCCTTCATGGCAGATGCCGAGAGGAGGCACATCACTGACACAAGCGTCCAGAGATGGGCGACAAGGCTTAAGAACGCCATGTATGATGCCACTGACATCATAGACTTGTGTCAACTCGAGGCCGACAAGCGCAGGGAGTCCAAAGGTGGCGACGGCGTGGAACAGAAGTTGCCCAGCTGCTTCCAGCCATTGCTCTTCTGCCTGCGGAATCCCGTGTTCGCACACAAGATAGGCAGCCGCATCAAGGAGCTGAATCAGCAGATAGAAGGCATCCACAAGGAGGCGTGCAAGTTCAAGTTCAATATAGGCCTCGGTTCCAGCCCGGAGAAAGGAAGCTAA